Genomic DNA from Solanum dulcamara chromosome 4, daSolDulc1.2, whole genome shotgun sequence:
cgcattagcgcactataatttcctttgtggggactcagattaggataaaaggctaggtgATTCATCCTTTGTACCATAGTAGTTttagttctgctcattgtttattgtcaTTTGATTTCTGTATTGTATTGctgtttatagttgtggcgccgttgtactttgactatcttatttatcttatcttatcttatttatttatagtagttaatacCTCTTTCTTCCCCATATCATTCTACCATgactttctcatttttttcctattccttgttttcatcttgttttcgatatgcttgtccTTATCTGACTTTTTATCTCGTTTTCCTCTCTTAAAGCCgaaggtctttcggaaacagccgccctacctttcaaggtgggggttaggtctgcatacactttaccctccccagacccacaTTGtaggattatactgggtttgttgttgttataaattaattcattaaaaataaattttaaattttaaaattaaattatttataaaatatgaaaatatgtcttttttaaaaaaaataaattgaatagaaaaatatgttacataaattgagacataaAGAACTAGCTATgttacttcaattttttttaatcattaattctattgagttagaaCCAGCTATGTTGTTATAAGGTGGAGTGTTGGCTGATTAAGAGCTcgcatgttcagaagatgaaagtaaTTGAAATAAGGATGCTAGacggatgtgtgggcatactcaAATGTCCTAGTAAGGAGGTGTGAGAGATTAAATATTGTGAGGCTAAAAAAAGGTACAGTAGTCGAATAACTAATGGGGAGGGATGGTTAGACAAGACATAATACACCTACAACTTATCGAGACATGACCCTAAATAAGAGGATATATATTCGAGGATTAGGGtttagaaggttagtaggtagtcgAACATTCTATAGTTCTCCCTATCAGTATCCTACTATCTCAATCTTCAACTTTTTATTACATTTTGATTAAATTATCgtattatttgttattgttattgctattattatttttctcattaCTCCCGGCATAACTTCTTTACTAatgtatttctttttcatacatattattttatagTTCTCCCTATCAGTATCCTACTATCTCAATCTTCAACTTTTTATTACATTTTGCTTAAATTATCGTATTATTTGTTAATGTTATTGCTATTGTTTTTTTCCCCATTAATTCCGGCATAACTTCTTTACTAatgtatttctttttcatacatattatttttgtatacaaTTATTTGAATAGAAGATTCTTCAAAAACAACctttttatgttcttcataCTTTACTGTGGAACTACACTAAGTATTTATAATTATGTTGTTTGACCTCGAAGGAACTTGAAATAAactcaagaaaaataaagaacaaGACGCAAGACTTGGTTCCTAATTAACCGCCGGGTCAACAACGTGATTGCTGTTTGATCAACCTTCAAAAAAACGAAAGGCTTCACAACTTTTTAAATTAAACACCTGTCATTGATTAGTTATATTTAACTTTGATTAGTTAAAAATAAGGAAGATGGACCTTCACCTAATCTAGGATTACTCAGATTCCAAAACTTCAAGTCTTGTTCACATGCACCTGATTTGCTGATGCTGtggaaacaataaataacaGCGCCAAAATTTCAAGTCAATTGTCAGAAATACCCCTCCCCCTCGTACCTcattgtcaaaaaaaataaaattcaatgtTTTGGACCAATTCAAAGTTCAAAAGAAGCCAACCATCAGCCTCAGTAATAGTGAGGTGTAGTATTTTTTAGACGTTTTTTCTTGGAAATGTTTACTAAACGCGTTGATCacgattatttttttttagaaaagtaTTGTGAGTTTGATGAATTGAGAAGGAGAAACGGTCTACGCCAAAAGAATTGGAAGACTTTTTTGTGGTCTCCAGTCTTGAAGTTCTACTGGTAAGACTGAAGTTTGAAGACCAGAAAAACACCTTATATTCTCCAGTCTTAGCTCTCTACCGCCCAAAAAAGTAAAGAATCAAAAAGAGTTCGTATTTTGGCGTTTGGGTATATCAAGAATCATCAGTCGACACAACTTTCAAGTACCCTTTTTGGATTCTTGGTCATTTCTACTGGTAAGGCTCAAGTTCAAGTCCAAATACTCCTTATATTGCAATTACTGTATTTTTCAGTTTCCATTTCTAAGATCTTATTTATCCCTTTTCCCCAAAATAGGAAGGAGCAAAAGGGTTTGCATTTTGGCTTCTGGTTGTATCAAGAAACAGGTTTTTATGGGGTGTGATCACCAGTTGATTACAATTGTTGAGTACCCTATTTTGGTAGAAGCCTAGGAGTAAAGAAAGTCTCTGTCTATTAATCATATTGTGGTTGATGGGGTTTTGAGCTTAGGACTTTGGTAACAACTATGGCAGCAATCTTGAAAAGTTTTTTCCCGGTTTCTTCCTCTAAAAAGGAGGATAATCATGATGAGTTTGATGTAGAATACTCCTTTGCTGAGGAGTATTGTGGTCCTCCTGTTAGTTATGACATTCCTCAGGTGGTTCCGGTTGATGTACACCGGATTCCAACTGCCTCAGTAGTTGCTACTGCTGCTATGTTGAGTAAAAATTTTTCACTACCAGTTATTGAACCGATTGTCAAGAGTGATACCAAATTAATCAAGAATCAGAAGTCAAAGGAGTCAGATTTAGGCTCTGCATTAACTtctgtttatgttgatgatgaaaAATGTGTCTTAGAATCAGAGTGTGTTGAGAATGATCATGCCTGTAGAGCATCAGATGGAATTGAAAGTTCTAGTACCTTAGGATTTTCCGACAGTCATGATAACTCCCGTGAGCTGTCAGGAAGTTCGGATATCGAGGACCTGGTAGATGAATGCAAGGAAGAAGTAAGATTTGTGAGTCATCCGAACTCCGTTGGCTTAGAATCTGAGGAACCAATTTTGAGCTCTCCAGATGTTTCCTTAAAAGTATTGTCTTGTGAAGAGGTGGAAGATTATACTGATGAAGTTGCTGTCAACCAAGGTAGCAGAACAGCTTTTGTGACTTTCTGTGAAACTCAATCAAGTGATATTTCTACTGATAGTGATGAAGAGGAGCCAGGAATGTTTCCCGAAAAACCAATCGTAAGCAGTGATTCCAACAAGTGTTTTTGGTGTCATAAAGGGAAACGATTCACTGAGAGGGAAGGATGCATAGCTTGTGGTGCAAAGTATTGTATCAATTGTGTGTTGAGAGCAATGGGGGCAATGCCCGAAGGAAGAAAATGTATTACTTGCATTGGTTACCGTATTAATGAATCAAAGCGAGATTCTTTAGGTAAGTGTTCTGCAATGCTTAAGAGACTGTTAAGTAAATGGCAAATGGATGAGATCATGGAATTGGAGAAGTCATGTCAAGCTAATCAGCTTCCACCCCATCTTGTGAGCGTGAATGGGAAACGTCTTTCCCTTAGAGAGTTGGTCGACTTGCAAAGCTGTGCATATCCACCAAAGAAGTTGAGACCCGGGAAGTACTGGTATGACAAGGTGTCTGGTTTATGGGGAAAGGTGAGTATTAGTTAGATCATACTCTCCTTTTTTTTGCCATTGAAACCTTAATCCTGTTGTTTGTCTGATATTTTTCTTGCTTTGGCTTAATAAAACAGGAGGGACATAAGCCTTGTCAGATAATTTCTCCCCAACTAGCTGTTGGTGATGCAATTAAGAAAGATGCTAGCAAGGGAAACACAAATATTGTGATAAACAATCGAGAAATTACGCAAGTAGAGCGCTTTATGTTGAAGGTTTGACTTCTGAACTAATTAAGTCTTCTGAAATTATGAATGCTTGCGGTTGGAGTTCTTAGCATGCTGTCAAATCATTTCAGCTGACAGGAATAAACTGTGAAGGAAGCGTTTGTTTTTGGCTCAGTGCTGATGGATCCTGCCAGGAAGAGGGTATGAACAATGTAGTTGGAAAAATGTGGGACAAGGTTGGTTTTTGTTCATCCATTCACTTCTTTTGACAAGtttccatatttttttcttatattctcCGATAATCGTGATCTTTTGACAGACTACACACAAGCTGCTTTGCTCTGCCTTGAGATTGCCTCTTCCTCCTGAATCTGCAAATTCTTCTGATGAAGAAGTTGGAAGTGGAATGGATGCAGGTGACCCGTGCAGCACAGTTACcaaaaaactaaataaactaCTTCTTGCTGGTTGTGATCAATCGGGAACAAGTACTCTGTTCAAACAGGTACAGTATGGGTGGAACATTTCACTTTAAAAGAAGACATTTCTGTATGTTTCTTTGGATTCTCAATTGATAGACAGCTTAACTAAATCCGTGTAGTTTATTCATCGGAATTGCATGTATAAGTTGGTTACTTACATAGTTATGCTAGATCTCTAATAGATTGCATGGCGTGGTTACTAATGAAGTCAAAACTGCaactgtttttttttctttctttttatcattGTAGTCTTCTCCTGGCTTATGCTAATAAGAACCCACTGGATTTGATTACATATTTAATTATAACATTCTGAATGAAGATATATGTTTTCTGATTAAATGCATTTATATCACTTAAAATGTATAGAGGATGAGTGATTCTTGATAATATATGTTGCTAAGACAGGCGTTTATTTCTACTTCAGGCCAAAATTGTATATCGCGTTCCTTTCTCAGAAGAAGAGCATCAGAACATTACATACACGATTCAAAGAAATTTGTATCGATATATTGCTATACTCCTCGAGGGGCGTGAAAGATTTGAAGAGGAGTACCGTGTTGAAATGAGGAAAAAACGGCTTGATGAACCTGGCCCTTCAGGTATAGAATTTTATAGTTGTTCCTGACCTCCGTATGAACTGAGCTTTCTGTTACCTTTTGTCTCTACTTCTTAAGAAATGTAATGTCACCTGTTTCTCAGAACCCTCCTTTTGTCCACTTAAGTCTGCACTGCCTTTTACACTAACATTGAGCAATTGAGTAGTACAAAGACTGATATATAGAATTCTAAAGATGGTGATGTCGACGATTTAAAGACTGTTGATCTAGTGCTgctattgttattttatttactattctGAATATAGTTCTTTTACTTCTGAGTTACAAATCATTCACATGTTTTTCACAAGTATTGCTTTTTTATCACAAAGAAGAGTACAAAGAGTTTTAAGTTTTCTCATTAACTATACTGTAAAATTTTTGATTCAAATCACTTGTATCTATGAAATTAAGCATTAGTATCTATAGCTAGATTTTGAGTATCATCTTTGTTAACAGCTCTTCCAGACCTGATTGAAGAAGAGAATGTCTATTCCATCAGCCCTAGACTGAAAAACTTTTCAGATTGGCTTCTTCAAGCTATGATGTTAGGAAATTTGGAGGTCATTTTTCCTGCTGCCACCCGAGAGTACTCAGCCGTAGTTGAGGAGTTGTGGAAGCATAAAGCATTTCAGGCCACATATCAGCGGAGAAATGAGCTACAAATGCTTCCTAGAGTTGCCAATTATTTCTTAGATCATGTAGGTTACTCTGTCTTATGCCTCATTCTCAGTTAGGGATTGATAAGACATCATTTTTCTGTTCTTTGTTTCCATCTACAACTTATGAAATTATTGTCCTTGGTAGGCTGTTGAGATTTCAAAGGTAGACTACAACCCTTCTGATATGGATAAGTTATATGCTGAGGGCATAACTTCGTCCAATGGGGTAGCTTGCATGGACTTTTCGTTCCCTAATCCAACTCAGGATAGTTACATGGAGGCAGTTGATCAGCATTCATCCTCAATGAGGTCAGCTCTCTCTCCCTCTCCAAGTTACAACTTCCATAAGAGTACTTGCGAGCTGATTGCCATCAACTCATCCTTTTGCTAATGTAGGTACCAACTAATAAGAGTACACGCGAGCTGCGTAAGGAAAAACTGCAAGTGGTTGGAGATGTTTGAAGATGTTGACCTTGTTATCTTTTGTGTTTCCTTGACGGATTACACTGAAACACTGAATATCTGGAGGATTACAATGGAGTTTGCACAAACAAGATGATGGAAAGCAAGAAGCTCTTTGAGAACATCGTCAGTCATCCAGCTTTTGCCCAGAAACACTGCCTCTTACTATTGAACAAGTTTGACATACTAGAGGAAATAATTGAGGAGTCTCCCCTTTCTGAATGTGAATGGTTTAAGGACTTCAATCCAGTGATAAGTCGTCATCCCAACAACAAGACCAGCAACAACAATCCATCATTGGCTCAACGTGCTTATCATTACATAGCTGTGAAGTTTAAACGCCTATATAATTCCATAACAGCGCGAAAGCTGTATGTTTCACAGCTAACTGCTTTAGAGGCTGATAGTGTTGATGGAGCTCTTAAATACAGTAGGGAAATTCTCAAGTGGGATGAAGAAAGGCGTAAAGTAATGCGTGATTGGACAACAGAGAGCCCTGAGGCTAGCTCAACTCTGGAGGCCAGCACAACTACATAGTTATCATTCTTTTGTTGAGTCCACTTTGCCTTTTGGCTGTACATAGGAGGAATTCACTTTACTAAAATGTactaatttttttccttctgCAACAAAGATGAGGCTCTCTTCTGCAATTTGCAGATACAATCTAGTAAAAGGGCATTTGTCATTCAATgagatattcattctttttagCTTAACTAATAGGCCCTTGCTTCGACTTTGATTTTTACAGACTAATACCAAGATCCAAACAACTActaaaattaagaataaatgatagtataaagaaagaaattcttaCATCAAATACACATACAATAACATTTATACGTAAAACTAGTATAAAACAATGTAAGAAGAACTTTATAAAATACTACAATAAGGTACTTGATGGTTTCAACAAGGTGCAAAACGATCTATTAGCAAGCACACTGTTGCTTCACACATTGTGTTATCATTTTTGCTCTCTGTCATGtctgaagaagaggaagaatttTGCCTTTTTGTGCTTTCGTCCATTTTTTCCactgtttttttcttcttcaacaaaAAAAGGCTTTTGGCTCTAACCTTTTCACTTATCTTTGTTATCTCACAAACACAAGCATCAACTACTGCTGCCATTTTCTTTCTTGGAAAACAAAGttcctctctttttcttttttctcttgcTTTTGTAATCTTGAAAATATGTAAAACTCAGATATGAAattgaaatgagaaaaaggGTCTACTTATAGAGTAGGACATCAGAAGGTTGGGGCGGAGTGGTCCTGGTGGAATAGAGTggtttttagagaaaaaatctaTAGGCAGAATCTGCCCATCAGATACAGGGACttggtatattatattttactaGAATATTCTCAACTTTTATACCTTAGTTTGAGAGTATATGCAATAATTTTATGAATATTCGGACTGAGTTTTCACAAATTGTAACTGGCTTCAAGTCTGAATAAATTGGAGGACTCATTTCTGGAGCGGTGCTAttaacaagattttttttttaatattcggACTCGAATTCGAGATATCTATGGTAGCTGAATATAAACTGATTACTCAATTTTCTTAAACTAAAATCTATTTATCTGGAGGTACATAAGCACCAAATTACagtattttatcaataaaaaaaatatttgagtaatattttcataaaatgggaTAAAAGCAAAAAGTGAAGGGAAGAgaattgcaatttttttttaaaaaaagagatggaagaaaaagagaaatgataaaagaaaatgaCTAGCTTGTTGGTTTCTTAGTTTAGGACCACAAATGAATTATACTTGGTTTACTCACTCTATTACGCAGAAAGTTGtaaaataattgacaaaatAGTGTTCCATAATGCTACGCttctataatttatattatttgcaATGATAATATATTGAGTGAACTATTTCTACATTTTATTTCACATGCCAATTTGGTACGATCAATATGTAAAAGAATCTGATTCATTGAATTAT
This window encodes:
- the LOC129885492 gene encoding extra-large guanine nucleotide-binding protein 1-like — protein: MAAILKSFFPVSSSKKEDNHDEFDVEYSFAEEYCGPPVSYDIPQVVPVDVHRIPTASVVATAAMLSKNFSLPVIEPIVKSDTKLIKNQKSKESDLGSALTSVYVDDEKCVLESECVENDHACRASDGIESSSTLGFSDSHDNSRELSGSSDIEDLVDECKEEVRFVSHPNSVGLESEEPILSSPDVSLKVLSCEEVEDYTDEVAVNQGSRTAFVTFCETQSSDISTDSDEEEPGMFPEKPIVSSDSNKCFWCHKGKRFTEREGCIACGAKYCINCVLRAMGAMPEGRKCITCIGYRINESKRDSLGKCSAMLKRLLSKWQMDEIMELEKSCQANQLPPHLVSVNGKRLSLRELVDLQSCAYPPKKLRPGKYWYDKVSGLWGKEGHKPCQIISPQLAVGDAIKKDASKGNTNIVINNREITQVERFMLKLTGINCEGSVCFWLSADGSCQEEGMNNVVGKMWDKTTHKLLCSALRLPLPPESANSSDEEVGSGMDAGDPCSTVTKKLNKLLLAGCDQSGTSTLFKQAKIVYRVPFSEEEHQNITYTIQRNLYRYIAILLEGRERFEEEYRVEMRKKRLDEPGPSALPDLIEEENVYSISPRLKNFSDWLLQAMMLGNLEVIFPAATREYSAVVEELWKHKAFQATYQRRNELQMLPRVANYFLDHAVEISKVDYNPSDMDKLYAEGITSSNGVACMDFSFPNPTQDSYMEAVDQHSSSMRYQLIRVHASCVRKNCKWLEMFEDVDLVIFCVSLTDYTETLNIWRITMEFAQTR